The nucleotide window CTGGGTCAAGCCTGAGACTGCAGCCCAGGTTTTGTCTCCTGTGCCCTTGGGAATGTCTTCCCTGTATTGCAAATTTTCTGCCTTCATTCTTAATCCACCTGACAGCATTGCAAGAACTTGCAAACCTTTCTTATTTCTTAAGGCATCTTTATTTTGCCAGGTGTTCCTGCTGACACTGTTCTGAGCGAGTTTGGAAAGTATTTCTTTGAATTCTGTAAGCGCTCAGGCTATGACCACATGCTGAGGACACTGGGTGGAAATCTCTATGAGTTCATAGAGAACCTGGATGCATTGCACAGCTACCTGTCCCTTTCTTACCAGGCAAGTCCGAGTAGTAACTGCTGAGCAGGTATGGATGGACTCTGCCAGAGTTCATAACACAAGGAACAGCATCTCCTAGGTGtgaataaataatgaaaaaaatcaccaaagcATGTTCTCCTACGTTCTGAGACAGATGACTCCGAAATGTTAGGACAATATCTAAAAATGATTAGTTTTGACTAGTCTTCAACATTAGGTATTATTTGGTACATTGGCTTTAAAGCATAGCAGATTTTCCTTCACAGGtgagaatatttaattttatgtttttcagctTATTCATATTACAGTTTATGTTATTAAGGCATGAGATGCTTTTATCAAAGTAGAATCCATCAGTagtctttttcagaaaaagatattgaggttttgggtttggttttgtttgttttttcctcaggaGATGAATGCACCATCTTTTAGAGTGGAAAAGAATGAAGATGGGTCAATGAATTTACATTACTATTCAGACAGAAGAGGTCTGTGCCATATTGTGCCAGGTAATGAGACAAAATGCAGAGTACAGATCAATGCAATATATATACAGAATAATCATATATTTGCAAATGCACTCAGAGTTCAGTATCTTTTTTCAGATGAGGACTGGCCATAGAATTGAAGCGTGGCAGCGTTCGGTCTCCAGACACCTGAACTCAGTATTTCCCTACTGCCTGATCACTCCTAGCTCCCAATAACTTTCATCAAAATGTACTGTATGACAACCCGGGCTGTAATTGTCCATTCTTGCTATAGAATTCCGTCCCTGGAAGAAGAATTAAAGTTCATGAAGTGTATTGTGTCTAACTGTTTATTAATTCTTGGTGACTCgtgctttttaaattacagtgaAGTAGAAATTCTAGTTGAGTTCAAGACAGTCATCCACCCTGTAGTACATCCAATCTGTGAAACTCCTACTGAACCCTGCTCAAAACTGAATCTTTTATCCGAATTTACCAGAATCTCCTGAGCTGTAATTGTGCAAGGATTGGACAGCTATAGGTCTGTAAGAGAAGATCATATTCCTTTCTTTCATAAATAATGCTGAATTTAGAAGTTCATCAGAACTTCCCCCTTTGTCAAAACTCATTTAATattgaaagcacagaaatatttggaatGTCAGACAGAGCTTTTGATGTCATTGTCCAGTATTTTGCCTAATACCTAATCAGAGATGAGAAACTGATTTTGCATCTGCATGAAAggtatttccttcctttcaaaatataataTTCTTCAGCGATTGAAATAGATTGTATAGCAGAATTTCTTTAGACTCCCTGCACTTTTTGGGTTAATGGGAATTCATATTATTGCTCTATGGCTACTTGAACACATTCTTCAGAGatcctgctgggctgctcctAGTGAAAATAAGCATTTGTCCTCAGCCAAGGCAAAAGCAGCAGTATCTTTAAAGCTGACCTCCTGTGTGCATATTCTCATCATGGCAACGGTAGCAAGAACGACATGggttgctttcttcttccagagTCCTTTGGAAAAGTGATTTCTGAAACAGTGAAATTCCACTGTGGGCCCTCTAAAAGGGGAATTGAAAAGGTTTTGTTCTTGGCAATACCttgtcttttgtttcttcttcaggAATCATCAGTGCAGCAGCCctggatttttttaacattgaGATTTCAATGAAAATAGTCAATcaaacagaagaagaagaaagaaccGGGAAAAAAGAACATATTGTTTTCCTTGTCACTCAAACCCCTCTATTTCCATGCAAGGAAAGAAGtgaattttcttcctcatctcGATGTCTTGTTGACTCTGAAAAACAATTTGAGAACCAACTGAATAAAGAGgtattttaatattcatatCAGCATAttactaaaatatatttaaagtaaAATCACCTTTGAATTTCCCTTTGGATTTATTTCAACAGGACCTAGAAAAAGCCAAGAATGCAAATGGAGACAGAGGAAACTCTGTTTGTCCTGTTAAGAAAAGTCACTGGAAAACATTAAGAGGAATAATCACATTAGGAAAAGGTGAGCGATTGTTCAGAGAGAGCTTGTCATCATTTCTGAGTCTCTTCAGCAAGAAAGTCAGTAAGCCTCCCTATCCCCACCCACCCATCCATTTTGAAGTTACCATTTATATTTCCTCTGcaagttttcaaaatgtttctggttaagtttctttcagtttgacATTGATGATCAAAGAAAAATTGCAGATAATAAGTATGCTTAGTAATGACAGATACTTAAATGGAATATGACCTGTCACTTTTGTCTCTTAAACAGGGCTTTCATCTGAAAAGTCTTCTTCTATAAAATGCCATTGTGTGGTAAATTTGATTCTTCATTGTCGTGTCACTTGGTTTAAGATGCTGAatttaaaagcatgttttttaACTCGGTAGATACTATTCCGTTCCAAAACTATCAACTGTAGTAAATTTTGAAAGCCAAATTACATCCTCCGCTACCAAAAGTCTACTGCTAATCTAGCAATCTCCGTTCGTACCTCTATATATTAGATgtttatatatgtttataaaatGGAAGGAATTTTTCAGAAGGAATGAAAATCTAGTTCAGTATTGCCAagatgttgtttttttttttttctctaagtgtTTCTTAGGAGCTGGCAAAGTGTATTAAATCCACTTCTGGGCACATTTTTGTGGGATGTAGCTGTGTCATATTGCTATGGCATCTGCAGATTCATAGAGGAGTAACATCTACAGTTGTTAAtctattcttattttttccacataatCTCATGCATCTAGTGCTCTGTGGTTTTTGTGTGCTTAAGTTTTAAACACCCAGCCAACTCAGATTAGTTGCCAATCAGCTGTGGATTACACGGCAGAGCATTTAGCACAGATGTGTGCTCATTTCTGGGCCCACACACTGTGTGCTTTGTCTTCAGTCATTATGATCTAGGGTCCTGTTTCACTGAGTGGCAAAAAGTAATGCTGATGGGCTTTATGAGGTGCAGCCTGATTTAAAGACTATACATTTATCGCCACAGGTAAGCTCCTGAGAGGATTTGATCCTGTTTATCCCAAGAGCCTCTGGATTGacacaaaaacattttgcaatgGACTTCCTTTTCATATGGTTTTTGACAAAGAGGTAGGACAAGCATGTGGTCAGGGCCCTTAGTTTGCATAAACCTCGTAGTAATTTCCCTCTATTTTGACTGTCCTACAGTTCCCTGCTGcatgtgctctgtgtgcagTGCACACTCACAGGATTTGCAGAAGTACTCTGTACAGAGACATGCAATAAACAAAGCAACTCTCTCTCTGGATCACTGCAGACAGGAATCTCCTTTGAATTTATTGAGTTTACCATGTctgaaacagctgcagaaatgccAGCAAGGTTTATTGCAGCAGTCTATCTGTTACCAAATACTAAGCAGAATTTTTCGAGGTTTCTGGCCACCTTCCTGTCCCTGGATATACCAGAGACATGTCCCATCCTTTAAATTGGCTTTGCCAAGTTAGTCCCCTTCTCCTCCTATTAATCTATCCCAAGGCTTtgagggctctgctggcaggtgAGGCTCAATGTGCTTCCTGAGACATGCTTCTGCTGGGAAAACCCAGCTACCTACCAAATCAGGCAGCATGCAGCCCCATCTAGGACCCAAAAATCTCTTTACCTTCTGGGGCAGGATTGAGTCTCCTCTCCTTTGCACACATACTCTGCAGCCCCCTGTCAGGGCTGCCCTCTGGATGGTTCCCAGCTAGCCTGGGTTCCCACCAAGCCACAGCTCCTCTTGCTCCGAACTCGGTGGAGAGAATATTGGCTTAAGACAGgagcaaagaaaggagaaactgaGGATGGGACAGCAGAAGAACGCTGACCACATTCCCCTCAGGGAACATGTTTTGATATCATGCTGATCGAGATTTCCAGAGCACACAACCTGCTTCGTGCTACTGTCCACATCAGCCAAAATACAGCGTCTTTAACCTTTCAAGAGGGCCATACTTTATGCATAATTTAATAAGATTACTAGTGTGCAAAGAAGACAAGTCCTACACCCATTCCTGGTAGCTGGGTCAGAGCTTCAATAACTGATGACAAGCAGAGAAGAacatttctgcagaatttaAGAGCTCACATATGGTCAGCAGAGTAAAGAAGAATGACTAAACCTTTACACCCAGTTAAGAGAAAGTAACCCATAGCATCTattagaaaattaatatttgccAAGCCATTCTATGCcacagttattttcattttggaataCAAGACACTCTGGTGTCTCTAACTTTCTCCTGCAGCTACCTGTTTGTTAGGCCTACACAAATGCAAGCAGGGATAATAGCAGGtagttttggggatttttcacAATTGACAGGAAGGAACACTTAATTAACAACATTCTTTTCCTGGGGCTTTGCCTTGCTATAAAGGGCATGCATTCAGAGCTGTGTAGTAGCTACTAACAAGGTAGAAATTCTGCTCAGAAATAAGCCACATACTCTAGCAAGGCTTAGTGTGTGGAAATGTATAAACGGCAATCAGCTGTAGCTTGGTCTGAACCCAAAGGGACATGAATTGTAACACATGGcctatgttttctttttaagctcAAAGTGAAGCAAGCTGGGGTGAGCATTCAAAAGATTGTACCTGGCCTTCAGACCATGGGCATCTGCTTGGATCAGTACTTCAGGATCGTTCACCCAGAAGTACCCTTTACCATCTCCAGCATTCAGAAATTCATCAACAGCCAATTTGTTTTCCAGACTAGAAGAGAGATGATGCCTGAGTCATGGAAAGAACGGCCAATGCTAGAGCTAAGAGGTACTTCACTGTTTTCAATAGCACGAGTGCTCATATTAAATCAGGAATTACACGGAGGTGCACTCCTGACCTCACTCAAGTCCTATAAATAGCCTTTGGGAGAGGAGATTACATGGTTCTGTTTAGAGAAACATGACATGCTTGTACACAAATTCTGCTATCACCTCACCAGATTTTGAAGGCTTTCAGTCAGAAACAACAACTTTGCTCCTATTTGAAAGGCTTAGAAATATGGTGGTTTTCTGATGCTGCAAAACCCACATGTGAATACATTATTTGTTCTTAATTTATGCCTTTGAGGGGAGTTATTTGCTACTGGCTGGATTTCAAATGTGATTAAAAATAGATTAGttctctgtgcttttattttttgtagcaCATTTTCAGATTCTGATTTCTGTCttcacaccccccccccccccccaaagccaCATAAGAGTTTACAAGTTAAAATTATCTCAGCAAAGAAGATactgtatttgctttatttttactgagAGGACTGAATATGGGATGATCCTCTGCTTGGTGTAATTAACTATAATGACATTTGCTTTAAGTGTTCTGTGACttcaattttgcttttctgagctATGTAATGTCACCTAATTTTCTCTTGTCTCCTTTCACCTTTATGTAATGAGTGTAAAATGTCGTCTTCCTGAGATTCAGAAAAAACTAAGGGTTTAGGGAGACCTTGAAAAAAGTAATGCTACCAAAACAAGGAACTTTGACTAGTCATGGGTACAACTGTACTTTCTCTTATGCTTTGGGGGTTAATTCACATGGTATTTCTGATGTTTCAATCCTCTTACTTTTAAAGCTGTTCATCCAGTAGCCCTGGGGATGAGgtgagggagaaagaaagaaacaggaatttctAGATTGCTGTTTAGAAACCTATGATATTTGTGAAGcaagataataataataataatatacaAAGCAGAATCATAACCAAACCtcaaccaaaaaccaaaaaactgaaTCGCCCACCAAAAATCCTTTTTACCTTTCAGGCATTTTTGTAACTGCTTATTTAGATTATGATAGTGAGGGAAAGCTCCAGTTTCCAGGAAGGAAAGTGCCATTGACTTTACTGGGACACAAACTATGCGCTGTGAAATTAAACTTCAAATGTTTTGCTTAATCACTGTGAGTCTCAGTTCCCCTGTGCATGATTCTAACTGACTGGCTTCAGGAACAGCTCAAGACCAGGCAGTAGAGGAGGGGAAATGCAGAAGggagcagaaaggagaggagagataTTGTGAGCACTGGGGTTCCTCATGAGGAAGAGACCTGAGTcacagctgggctctgcccagcacctgcagtGAGGGAGTGACTGCTTCCTGGGTCCTGGCATTTTGTTATTTGCCTAGTGTAGCTCCTCTGAAAATGTTCACCCCtaattcacagaaaacaaattcctgCGATCATCCAGACCCTACAGAAACCCACTGTCCTTGGAACTCATCCCCTAAAATTAACACCAGTAATGCTGAGCACCGTGTGAAAGGCCACACTGCTGAAAACCCTTGCCAACACTTGTTCCCCACAGGCCAGATGATGTGGATGGAGTCCCTTCAGTGCATGCTCTACCTCTGCTCACCTTTGCTTCGCACTTTGCATGAGCTGGAGGAGCGGCAGATGCACATCGCAGACATTGCCCCTCACGACGTGACCAGGGATTTGATTCTCCTCAATCAGCAGCGACTGGCAGAGATGGAGCTCTCAaaccagctggagaggaagaaggaagagctgaggaTCCTGTCAAAACAcctggaggaagagaagaagaagactGAAGCTCTGCTCTATGCCATGCTTCCCCAGCACGTGGCCAACCAGCTGAAAGAGGGGAAGCGAGTTGAGGCAGGTGAATGAACAGGATCATTTGGGATGTGGGATTTCTGCATTCGGAGATGGTGATAAAGAGACTggggtgctggcacagcccctttGCCACTGCTGTGGAGTCCTCTGTACTTGGTGACGTTCTTGGGTAGGAGGATGACCCAGACCCTTAATCTCGCTGATAATAAAAATTAGGCTATTCTTTCAAAGAAAGCTTTGGAAGCTCTTTGCCAGTATTGTTCTTTAGGTGGTGAAATGTGATAGTAGCTGCCCAGTCAGTGAAAAAATTCAGTGATCAACAGTAATCTGAGATTTTGGTTTTAACATGGATATACAGGAAAACAAGGGCTCAGAAgtgaaggaaatgaagaaagtGGTGTTTCCTAGACTATTCTCTTAGTACCTCTGTAAACACAGAATCATGATGATTCCCATTGTTATTAAGCGTAGCAATTAAATGCCTAAATTCCCTTTAGTAAGTACATATATGAAACTAAGGATAACAAGCTAAGTGTATCCTGTATATGATGTATTCAGATCTCTGCGTTGAGATGTGCAATGATTCTTACATTTGATACAGTCTATATCGACACTTCTCCTTCGTCTCAGCACCCACTTACGAATATTACAACTGATAGGTCACTGGATGATCTGTGCAAACAAGTCTTGAACAGATACCATGATTGTCCAGCCATTGCAAGTACTTAACCACTGCTCTTTCTGCTCACAGGAGAGTTCAAGGAGTGCACTGTATTGTTCAGTGACGTGGTGACCTTTACCAACATTTGTGCCCAATGTGAGCCTATTCAGATAGTTCTCATGTTAAATTCAATGTACCTGAGATTTGACAGACTGACCACGGTGCATGACGTGTACAAGGTAGGTACTGTTCAAAAAAGGCTGTAGaaatttttgctgtgttttttgttttgctttggtgggttgtttttttttttttttgcttttaaatgtacTTAAATCCTCTTCAGCACAGCATGATTTTTTATAAATCATAAAATATTACCTATTTGTAGTGGCcacacaaactgaaaaacaagggGAAGTGTGAttaaatctgtttaaaatttttggACAGGAATGCAACTTCTGTCATAGACTAAAGTCTGTTTCCACAATGCTAATACCAGAATGGCTGTTTTTTCACGTATCTCTTTCCCTCCTATCTCAAATGCCTGTCCAACATGACTAATTTTCCTAGGTCCTTTATTTGAACTTTTTGTAAATAGGTCACTATCATTAAGTGTCACTCTGGTGGAAATTAACATTGTAAACAATACCCAGATAATACCCAgaccttttatttatttcatggaGATCTTCAGCTATGGTATTGATCTCCTGCTGACCCCCAAAGAGCATCAATTAGACCTAGGCTGTAATGTACATGTGATCTCCAAACTGTGCTGGAAAGATCAGAGCACTGTCTGGCCTACTGTAATAGTGTCATTAACACTTCCAGAGTTACCAGATTTGATGTGCTGAAGAGCAGTTCCTAAGTTTCTGTCTGTTCCCAGCTCATTAAGTATTGAGGAAGGCAGAAATAGTAAAGGGTGAAATCCAGATCTCGTTCATTCCTTGCTCAGGCAAGGCTTGCAGTTCATCCCACATAAATTGTACTGGGAAAtcaaaagcatttcttccttGGCAAGGAATACGTATTCAATAATTGAAGCATTCAGGATATGGCTCACAGATTTTAGGATAGATTAGCATCATATTCTATGTAAATCATCCATCATGAGTAAATGATATGTCACTATAATAATCTCCTTTTGATGCCTGTATATAACTCCTATTAATATTGAAGGAGGTTACTGGGGTACAGAAAGCAAGGATGAGATTACTATTGCAGGgaattggaaaagaaatgaaatagtGGCATTGATCAAAGAAACTTGGCCCAAGCTTAAAACCATCTAAAGTTATGAATAAATCTTGTTAAATTAAATCTTCTACTATGGCTGAAAAATAATTAGGGTATCTATTTGCATTAGTAGCTTTTTacagttgtttttaatttgttacaGAAAATTACTGGCGTCACTGTGGGTTTGGCTATCTGATAGAAGGCATGGACAGGAACACATTCTTTGAGATTAATGTGCTGAACAGTTTTAAGTCATTATGTTAATGCACAAACCCAAATATTACATTATGTTTCCACTGTCCTATTGgtgttaatttttaagaaagcCAATCAATCTAATCTAAAAGCTCTCTTGTTTACTGATGATAAATGGCCAGTGAAGTCTCGTAagagcagtaaaaaaaatttcattaccATGTAACAGGCTTTTACAGTGGGTTTTAAACATTAAAGAATTCCCTGTTTCATACAGGTCTGTTCTATTTCCAGCAAAATTTCTGATACAGGAACAAAATCCAAAGTATTTCTCTTACTTTTGCATGTATTTCAAGGAGACTGGATGCCTGAAGGAGGACAAACCCTTCAGCATATGTgtcacaggctgcagctgttGTGGGAAAACAGCTGGTTGTAGGGAAGGATGCTCCCAAATTGCTTAGCTCACACTGTGTTCTGTGACATCCTGGAGATTGGAGGTTCCTTAATTTCACGTGAACCCCTTAATCATAATCAGCCGTGAATAGGCTCCCTTGCTTTattatgactttttaaaaaataaatctctcctAAATAAGAAATACGCTTTTAGCACCAATTGTGAATTAGAGCTAATTAATATCACTCATCTATCATGTAACCTCCTGGCTCAGGAGGCTGTGCCTCGGGTTAGCTCTCTGCATGTGGGTCTGCCCTGCATAAGAGGAAGGCAAACAGTCTGACACTTGCACAGCAGCCCTTTCTCCTTAGCGTCTCTCACACTGATATCTAAAGTGGGTCAagtgagcagggacagaatGTGTTGAAATTTTTAGTGTGGAGTGAAGGAAAGGATCTCCATCTCAAGGAAACTCACGTGTGCTAGAGCTTTTCAGTGACTGGAAACATCTTTTAAGAGAAAGGGGCAGCTGGTGCAGATAAGAAGAGCCCTGAACAGCAAAACACTAACCTGAGTGAGATATACCTGGCATGCTCATGTGCTTGTCCCTCTCAATTAAAGGTGGAGACGATTGGAGATGCCTACATGGTCGTAGGTGGGGTCCCTGTGCCTGTACCCACTCATGCTGAGCGAGTTGCTAATTTTGCCTTGGGCATGATAATGGCAGCCAAAGGAGTGCAGAACCCAATTTCTGGAAATCCTATCCAAGTAAGTCAACACAAAGGTGCATCTGTGTCTGTCTGCTTCTCGTGCTGAGCTTCTGGTTAATGTATTGCAGCAGCACctcaaacagctgcttctgACTCCTCTGTGGCTTTGGGCAAGGCCCACATGGGCATATTTTTCATGAAGAGTGTCTCCCTGTGGATATTTGATATCATACTGGTGTCCAGTGTTGTGTTGAGATGAACTGGATAGCATTAAGAAAGATGTTAAATAACAAGTGacatttttggggggtgttttATGTCTTTGTAAAGATTCGAGTTGGGATCCATACAGGTCCTGTCTTGGCTGGGGTTGTTGGAGAAAAGATGCCTCGTTACTGCTTGTTTGGAGACACAGTGAATATTGCTTCCCGCATGGAGAGCCACGGTGTCCCGAGCAAAATTCACCTGAGCTCCAGTGCCTATCAGTGAGTAACTGCATTGGAAACTTTACCTGTTCAAATCCGTGCTGAAATCCACTGCCTTGGTAGCTGCACCTTTCA belongs to Corvus moneduloides isolate bCorMon1 chromosome 10, bCorMon1.pri, whole genome shotgun sequence and includes:
- the LOC116448983 gene encoding guanylate cyclase soluble subunit beta-2-like isoform X2, whose translation is MFIYLLLQYGFINTCLKSLVVEKYGEETWEKLRLQAGVQDSFLTFEVYKDEITMQLVDKACKVLGVPADTVLSEFGKYFFEFCKRSGYDHMLRTLGGNLYEFIENLDALHSYLSLSYQEMNAPSFRVEKNEDGSMNLHYYSDRRGLCHIVPGIISAAALDFFNIEISMKIVNQTEEEERTGKKEHIVFLVTQTPLFPCKERSEFSSSSRCLVDSEKQFENQLNKEDLEKAKNANGDRGNSVCPVKKSHWKTLRGIITLGKGKLLRGFDPVYPKSLWIDTKTFCNGLPFHMVFDKELKVKQAGVSIQKIVPGLQTMGICLDQYFRIVHPEVPFTISSIQKFINSQFVFQTRREMMPESWKERPMLELRGQMMWMESLQCMLYLCSPLLRTLHELEERQMHIADIAPHDVTRDLILLNQQRLAEMELSNQLERKKEELRILSKHLEEEKKKTEALLYAMLPQHVANQLKEGKRVEAGEFKECTVLFSDVVTFTNICAQCEPIQIVLMLNSMYLRFDRLTTVHDVYKVETIGDAYMVVGGVPVPVPTHAERVANFALGMIMAAKGVQNPISGNPIQIRVGIHTGPVLAGVVGEKMPRYCLFGDTVNIASRMESHGVPSKIHLSSSAYQCLKYKNFEITERGEIEVKGKGKMHTYFLIRNKSATENEIMGRPMKDLDSGHESVQSLPEGKTETIPSSHQPATQTQPEKDQTPAIAMKYVDGPTDAQNSFKRRNQMKVGDLTGKTCDSKSDGSLHGNQQADDSSRPPNQGRVKPAAEEPQNRNVRSNFCTLL
- the LOC116448983 gene encoding guanylate cyclase soluble subunit beta-2-like isoform X1, whose amino-acid sequence is MLLGSTQFPTQPQLRETRLFCGKQPSPWGARRGPGTAPLGAAPSAGGASVPAATGCHRVPPAVTAAGERGGAGPGRAAALRAGSGQHSGTGGSGRMYGFINTCLKSLVVEKYGEETWEKLRLQAGVQDSFLTFEVYKDEITMQLVDKACKVLGVPADTVLSEFGKYFFEFCKRSGYDHMLRTLGGNLYEFIENLDALHSYLSLSYQEMNAPSFRVEKNEDGSMNLHYYSDRRGLCHIVPGIISAAALDFFNIEISMKIVNQTEEEERTGKKEHIVFLVTQTPLFPCKERSEFSSSSRCLVDSEKQFENQLNKEDLEKAKNANGDRGNSVCPVKKSHWKTLRGIITLGKGKLLRGFDPVYPKSLWIDTKTFCNGLPFHMVFDKELKVKQAGVSIQKIVPGLQTMGICLDQYFRIVHPEVPFTISSIQKFINSQFVFQTRREMMPESWKERPMLELRGQMMWMESLQCMLYLCSPLLRTLHELEERQMHIADIAPHDVTRDLILLNQQRLAEMELSNQLERKKEELRILSKHLEEEKKKTEALLYAMLPQHVANQLKEGKRVEAGEFKECTVLFSDVVTFTNICAQCEPIQIVLMLNSMYLRFDRLTTVHDVYKVETIGDAYMVVGGVPVPVPTHAERVANFALGMIMAAKGVQNPISGNPIQIRVGIHTGPVLAGVVGEKMPRYCLFGDTVNIASRMESHGVPSKIHLSSSAYQCLKYKNFEITERGEIEVKGKGKMHTYFLIRNKSATENEIMGRPMKDLDSGHESVQSLPEGKTETIPSSHQPATQTQPEKDQTPAIAMKYVDGPTDAQNSFKRRNQMKVGDLTGKTCDSKSDGSLHGNQQADDSSRPPNQGRVKPAAEEPQNRNVRSNFCTLL